In Ailuropoda melanoleuca isolate Jingjing chromosome X, ASM200744v2, whole genome shotgun sequence, a single genomic region encodes these proteins:
- the ZBTB33 gene encoding transcriptional regulator Kaiso: MESRKLISATDIQYSGSLLNSLNEQRGHGLFCDVTVIVEDRKFRAHRNILSASSTYFHQLFSVAGQVVELSFIRAEIFAEILNYIYSSKIVRVRSDLLDELIKSGQLLGVKFIAELGVPLSQVKSISGTSQDGNAETLPPGSSDKNLEIQKSKDEAQDNGATIMPIITESFSLSAEDYETKKIIVTDSDDDDDDVIFCSEILPAKETLPSTNAVAQVQPTPGSVAISDVAPCASNNSPPLPNLTPTQKLPTSVNQATLSQTQGSEKLLVSSAPTHLTPNIILLNQTPLTTPPNVTSSLPNHMSPSINLLVQNQQTPNSAVITGNKANEEEEEEIIDDDDDTISSSPDSAVSNTSLVPQADIPPNATFDGSLVQKMQIPTLLQEPLSNSLKISDIITRNTNDAGLGSKHLMEGQKIITLDTATEIEGLSTGCKVYANIGEDTYDIVIPVKDDPDEGEARLENEIPKTSSGETPNKRMKVKHDDHYELIVDGRVYYICIVCKRSYVCLTSLRRHFNIHSWEKKYPCRYCEKVFPLAEYRTKHEIHHTGERRYQCLACGKSFINYQFMSSHIKSVHSQDPSGDSKLYRLHPCRSLQIRQYAYLSDRSGAMPVMKDDAIGYKVDAGKDPAVGAASAPQNKPMTWEDIFIQQENDSIFKQNVTDGSTEFEFIIPESY; this comes from the coding sequence ATGGAGAGTAGAAAACTGATTTCTGCTACAGACATTCAATACTCTGGCAGTCTGCTGAACTCCCTGAATGAGCAACGTGGCCATGGACTCTTCTGTGACGTTACCGTTATCGTGGAAGACCGAAAATTCCGGGCCCACAGGAATATTCTTTCAGCTTCTAGTACTTACTTCCATCAGCTCTTCTCAGTTGCCGGGCAAGTTGTTGAACTGAGCTTTATAAGAGCAGAGATCTTTGCCGAAATTCTCAATTATATCTATAGTTCTAAAATTGTTCGTGTTAGATCGGATTTACTTGATGAGTTGATTAAATCAGGGCAGCTGTTAGGGGTTAAGTTTATAGCAGAGCTTGGTGTCCCATTGTCACAGGTTAAAAGCATCTCAGGTACATCTCAGGACGGTAATGCAGAAACCTTACCTCCTGGTTCTAGTGACAAGAACCttgaaatacaaaaatcaaaagatgaaGCCCAAGATAACGGGGCCACTATAATGCCTATTATAACAGAGTCTTTTTCCTTATCTGCTGAAGATTACGAGACAAAAAAGATCATTGTTACTGATTcagatgatgatgacgatgacgtCATTTTCTGCTCTGAGATTCTGCCTGCAAAGGAGACTTTGCCGAGTACCAATGCAGTGGCTCAGGTCCAGCCTACCCCAGGTTCCGTTGCCATTTCAGATGTTGCACCTTGTGCTAGTAATAACTCTCCCCCTTTACCAAATCTCACACCTACTCAGAAACTTCCTACTTCTGTGAATCAGGCAACTCTGAGCCAGACGCAAGGAAGTGAAAAATTGCTGGTATCTTCAGCCCCGACACATCTGACTCCCAACATTATTTTGCTAAATCAGACCCCACTTACTACACCACCTAATGTCACTTCTTCACTTCCAAATCATATGTCTCCTTCAATCAATTTGCTTGTGCAGAATCAGCAGACACCAAACAGTGCTGTTATAACAGGAAACAAGGCCAacgaagaggaggaggaggaaattatAGATGATGACGATGACACTATTAGCTCCAGTCCAGATTCGGCGGTCAGTAATACATCTCTGGTCCCCCAGGCTGATATCCCCCCAAATGCCACTTTTGATGGATCGTTGGTACAGAAGATGCAGATTCCTACACTTCTGCAAGAGCCACTttccaattctttaaaaatttcagatatAATTACTAGAAACACTAATGATGCAGGTTTAGGATCAAAACATCTAATGGAGGGTCAGAAGATCATTACTTTAGATACAGCTACTGAGATTGAAGGCTTGTCGACGGGTTGCAAGGTTTATGCAAATATCGGTGAAGATACTTATGACATAGTGATCCCCGTCAAAGATGACCCTGACGAAGGGGAGGCCAGACTTGAGAATGAGATACCAAAAACATCTAGCGGTGAGACGCCCAACAAACGTATGAAAGTAAAACATGATGATCACTATGAGTTAATAGTAGATGGGAGGGTCTATTATATCTGTATTGTGTGCAAAAGGTCATATGTCTGTCTGACAAGCTTGCGGAGACATTTTAACATTCATTCCTGGGAGAAGAAGTACCCTTGCCGTTACTGTGAGAAGGTATTTCCTCTTGCAGAATATCGCACAAAACATGAAATTCATCACACAGGGGAACGAAGGTACCAGTGTTTGGCCTGTGGCAAATCTTTCATCAACTATCAGTTTATGTCTTCACACATAAAGTCAGTTCATAGTCAAGATCCTTCTGGAGACTCAAAGCTTTATCGTTTACATCCATGCAGGTCCTTACAGATCAGACAATATGCATATCTTTCTGATAGGTCAGGCGCTATGCCTGTAATGAAGGATGATGCTATTGGGTATAAGGTTGATGCTGGGAAAGACCCTGCAGTAGGGGCCGCATCAGCTCCTCAGAACAAGCCAATGACCTgggaagatatttttattcagCAGGAAAATGATTCAATTTTTAAACAGAATGTAACAGATGGCAGTACTGAGTTTGAATTTATAATACCAGAATCTTATTGA